The following nucleotide sequence is from Nycticebus coucang isolate mNycCou1 chromosome 8, mNycCou1.pri, whole genome shotgun sequence.
GCATTTTAAAGGAAgatgttttgtttctctttcattaCCCAAGGGTAGAAAATCTACTAAAAGGTATAAATATAATGAATCAGAATAAATCAACTCACTCATAAGAAACATTCCTGGATAGTGATTTTTGAATGCTGGCAATATTCAGCCCACTATTTCAAAGTGGTAAAATTCAGAGCAATCTGAGAAGTGAATTCAAAAGTGGAGGCTACATTTGCTGACTGGTTTGTATATGAAACACATACATACAATCCCCATTTTTTTCAGTGTATATGTCAACAGGCCAAGACCTCTGAGCATCAAAATAAGTTATCTTGTACATTACAGTGCACAAAACAGAGGAAAAGATACTTTCTTGGAAGGTGACTAAAAGGCATTTTGTAAAAGGTCCATATCACTCTAAAACGGAAGGACTGGGCTCCAGTGCCTTCTGGCCTTCATTAACTTGACCCCTCCTCTTCTTTGGTTGCAGTGGCCTCAGTGGCAGCCGTTTCTTCTACATGTTCTGCTggcttcttctctccttcctcctcctcatcctcttggGGATAGAGGTCTGGGTACTTCTGCATACATTCCTGCATGGCCCGGAACTGGTCTATACAGTCTGATCCCTTGACATCCTCCGTGCTATAGTGGAAACATGAAAAGGCTGACTTGAACTGTTCCCCACAGGGGCCGCTGGCCATTCCCCCAAGACATGGGCAGTTCCAGTTAATATCTCCATTTGGTAGTATCAATCCTGGAACAGGAGGGCGAGTAAGAAAAGTGTCAGAGATGTTCTCTAAGTTTCCAAAATGCAAAATCAGTCCTGTACTCCAAGGCCACTTAGGAGGTACAGAACAGTTGCCTAAGAGGCATCACCTGTGGACCTGCCCCTTGATGTGGATCAGGTTCAAATTCTATTACAAATCCAGTATTCCTTGGCTCAGCTGGGAGAAAAGGCACCATTGGCATCTTTCTCCATATGCAACACTGATCTATATTCTGAGCCAACTCCCCGAGCTGTGAGGGTGTGCTTCAATAAtactagaaattattccaaagcaGCAGCAATCACTGGGATGGTTATTGAGCTTTTTGAAAGCCCAGACACTTTAAGGAGCTGAGGTATTGATCTTCTCCTTCCAAACCTTGCCCCCCATATGAATGATCAGGACCAGATCACCCTATTCCCTCCATGCTCCTTGCCCCTTGAACCCTTCTTGCCCTGCAGCTGCTCTCAACTCAGCAGTCTGGGGATGGGTAAGGAGGAGGAAGTTTATCCTTATGCACTGTCATGGAAAGACGTTCAAGACAAGCCACGCAATGAAAAACTAGTGGCATGCCATGTGGTACAACTGCATTCTTGTAAAAATATCAACCAAACTGTTAAATTGTACAATGTGTTGTGGAGGGAATGGGGCTTTAGATAGGCTTTCATTTTCAATATTATGTAGGTCTCTTACTCTTGAATTTTACACCTTTTCTTATTGTTGGAACTTTGTTCACATCTATTTAGTATTTCCTGGTTTTCCAAAATGCTTTCAAAATGGCTTCACTTTCAGCTTTGTGACAGATTCAGAAATAGGATTCATACAGAAGTTCCTCACATGAGTCTTCTAAGGAGACTGAAAGCACTCTCTAAGAAAGCCTTTAAAATGCCCAAAGTCCCAGGTGAAACCCTCCCTCTTAATTCCAGCTTGGAAAGGTGCACTAATGGATCAGCCACTGCtgttccttatttgtaaaatgaggacaaTAGTGGAGACAAGAACCAGTCCCGCCTCCTTGGCAGGCAGCTGACCACTAGCACCATCAGCAGCTACACAGCAAGTTCTCCTGTGTTAAGCCATACGTGTTAACTCACATAATCCTTCTAACAACCTCTGCAGCAGGTACTACTAAGTGGAATTTATATGTGAGGTTTCTGGGTTCATGGGGGCCAAATTAGGGCTGCAGCCAGGGCATGAAGGATTCCCAGATGTGCCCTTTCTCCCACATCTCACCACCTCACTCCCTACTTCACAAGAATCTCTGTGCTGGAAAAACATTCACAAATGGCTGCCCTCTAGAGGTTCAAATCTGCAAACAAACCTACACAACTCGTttctaaaagaaagaatactgacatttaaaataataacacagatcttgtttcattatttttcaagaGAAGGTGAACTGGAATGAGACAGCTCCTCAGAGAGAACATAGCGCCAACACGCACTTCAGGGAAACAATGTAAATCCACACGGAAGGTAGCGATGGCATGTTAAATTAAGCCCAGACCCTGTATGTTTTAAAACATGCAGTCAAAGGCCTGGAGTTCTAGTCCTTGCTCTCCTAGGACCACAATTTTCCCATTAGACCAGGTGACCTGAAAGGCCCGCCTGACTTTTTGATTCTAGGAAAATTAATTCCGCTATCTTTTCTCTTGGCTATTTCAAGAACCGTCATAGCCACAGAGCTGGAGGCTGGAAGGCAGGCAGCAGACGTGCACTGGCATTGGTACATAGTCCACATAGTAATTTTACAACTGACAGCTAAGAACCCAGGTGCTGGAATTCTCTGGGCTTTATATGCTTCACTGTACAAGTATTCACTAGAAGGAAAGGCAAACACCTGACAGGGACCACCTATAGAGTCCAAGCAGATACACTGCACGCACGTGACAGAGTAGGTAGAGAAAACAAAGGGAACCACAAGGAATGGTGGGAACTGGAGGGGGCTGCCCAGTCTAAGGCAGatgcatttacattttttacaaaacTGAGGAAAACCAAACTAGGCCTGATTTGTCCTACAGTGCCccacaaagtcttttttttttttttcttaagagacgaggtctcactttgtccccatgGCAGTGGTgtgataatagctcactgcaacctggaactcctggcttcaagtgaccctccttcctcagccttccaaagtactgggatcacacgtgtgacccactgcacctggctataCAGTCTTGATCAATTAACAAAATGTGCTTAACTAACATGGACCTAAagataggcaaaacactggaattgacattcaatttatttttctttgtaaaagagTGCTGATTTAATATTACCTCTGTAATTCTCAGAATGCTGTCACTCTGGGCAACATGCACTCTCCACTTCTCCACACAGGTTGCTAGCCATGTAGCCTTAGCTTTACCCTAATACCTATGAGCAGTCAGGGCAACAAGTGAAAAGTCCTAGCTGAAAAATACGTTTTAATTAGTGTTTAAAAAATTCCAATCAGGAGTCCATACTCCAGAGACAGATGCCCCAAGCTCTTCAACTGTATTTATCACCAATTAATACTGCAAAGTTTGTCAGTAATCACCACGTGGTTTTGATTGGTGAAATGAGTAGTGTTTTCAATACATATGCTGTTCATGAATGCCCCCCACACACATCCACCTCACATGGGCTGAGGTAATAATTACTTAGTGGGTCCAGCAGGCCTAAGACTTGGGAGTGATGGCCTAGGCCCACGTGACCATTGTTATTCAGCCATTAACCGAGTAGGGTGGCTGAATCTGGAAAACTGTCAAGTGAACTTTTTGTGCAAGGTACTTGCTGGACCACTAAAAAGGAGACAGCAGGACTTCATATATCTCAGAATAAGACGTGTCACTGTTACATGTCTGCCCCCTAATAAAGGCGGTAGATGCGGCAGAAGTCAGTCTGACAGCTTCACAGAGGACCCCTAAACGTACCTAAACAGCTGGAATCCACTGAAATTCTCCCTTAAAACTAATCACTGTGAAGCATCCAACTGACTTAGATCACtgcaaaaatttagaaaagcacAAGTATTTCAGTAAGGAGAAAATACTGTTCTGGCCTACTGGCCAGGGACCTGCATCACGGGGAGGCTCTGCACAGCACAGCACTTCACACCTCTGAGGGAGACAAACTCACTGCCCTGAGAGATAGCCCATGCTGAGATGGATACCTCAAAGCACAAACTTGGCCAGGATAAAATGGgcaaataattaagaaaattgagCTTCCCACCCCCCATAAGATGTCTGTGGGCCCCCAGGAGGCCCCAGGTCACTCACCATGCTCCTCATATGGATCATTGGGGTCATCGGCCACCAGCTCTGCACTGCTTGGGGTTTCATGGTCTTCTTTGGTCACAAATATGATTCGATCCTTCCCTAGTGTTTGGGAGAACAAAGGAAGAAATGTTTCACTCAAGAGCCCTGAATTAGCCTTACACTCAAAGCTGCCACACAAACCAAGTTTGAAGACTATCCCATCCACAACCTCTCGTGAGCACTGGCCATCTAACTGCTCTCCCTGAGCTTCATGACTGACTGCTGTGTGGTCTAGGATCCACCCCTACTGACTGCCTGCAGCTGGGACAAAAACTCCACAGAAGTTGCAGGGGAGAAGGAAGACAGCACACCCTGCCCTCCTTATGTATCCTCCAGATGGGAGATGAAAAGCCTTAACCCAGCTAACATGACTGCATTTAATTCCCAAATTTGCCAACAGTCCACAAGCACAACAAATCTTTTCCTATCAGGAAAGGAAGAGCCCCCCTCCCCAAATAAAGGAGGCAGTACCCCTCAGTAATCCACGGCACTCTGACTACCCACATCATCCCCACCAACCAGCTttgtctcccttcctccccaggcCTCCCAGGAATCTTCCAGCAGTTACCCTTCAGACAACACTTACAAAATGAAGGGCCAGAGATGCTCAGATGCCTACCACTCACTGAGCATTCCCACCCTACTCTGTGTTACACAAGCTGTTATCACATGCTGGAGGGCAGGGAAGAAAAGGGGCATGGATGGGGAgcaggacaggaaaaaaaaaacacatgaagaaaatactttttagtGTGCTAGGGGTTCACTCACAGGGTTGAGAATGCTTAAAAAATCAGAAGACTGAGAACTTGGACAAAGCGAAGCATGCATTGCTTGTGTACCCAGCCTGCAGCACACTGCAGCCCATACAGCTGATATAACCACTACTCTGTCCAAGACACCCTATGGGAAAATATCCAAAGGACCCGCCTCTAAAAGGCTGAGGACACAGATGGTCTAGATGGTCTGAGTACCCAGAGTCAACACCCCTTCTGGCCCCTCACTGTGGCTAGAAGATGGGTCATGACAGTGGGCAACACTGTGGCCATTTCCCAAAGTCCATAAGGCCTGGGACTATTTCTCAACAACTGCAATAACTAGGGCCCCCCATCCCAGGGGACCACTTCACAGAAGTGATGATTGTTGGGGGCCTAACAGTGCCCCACACAAActcttctccccctcctctcctggaTCAAAAGACTACAAAAGGCCTAGCTAGCGGCACCCCAAAACTTCAAACTAAAAGACCCTAGCCCACAAAAATCCCCTGGCAGACAGTGTAATTTTCCCACCCACTTTGGCCCCATATGAAAAGGGGtcaccagggcagcgcctgtggctcagtgagtagggtgcaagccccatataccaagggtggtgggtttgaacctggccccaactaaactacaacaaaaaaaagggagGGTGTCACCAACCACCCTCCATGTGGACAGCATCTTTCCCCCTGCCCAGGTTGGGGTCTCTCCCTTTcattaaacctggcctgaacctctccttCCCTAGTCTCGTCTATGGATACACCACTGCCAACCTTTCAACTGATGTTTTTAACTTCTGTAATCAGCTATAACTTATTTTTTAGGACAAAAATAATAGGCTGGCAGGTAGGGTCAGGACTATAGCTCTGCAAGGCCAGCATCAGGAAGCCAGCACACTTAGTGTACACAGCTCCTTGTTTAGAGCCAGAGCCCCCACTATGGGCCTGGCTGCTAGAAGGTTCAAGGCTGCCAGGGAAACAGACATGCGAGCCACATGCATTTTATTAGGAGCTTCTCACATGAGCACAAAAAAGGGAATTAGTACTGACCTAACTGTGGTGGATGCATTAAATGCCTTATAGTCACCCTATAAATTATTACCCATTATGTACAGCAGAAAACCAAGGCCAAGTGGTTACTCAAAATTAACCGGCTAGAAATGGGCAAGGCAAGCATCCACCTAACCAACTTCCTCACTGCTCTTTCCCCTGCACCTTGTAGCTGTAAACACTTGACCTCGCTGTCCTAAAAACTGTGGCCATCAGCTAATCACACAGTAGGTGTGTGCCAGATAGTCCCACTGTGGGTGGGGGCACACTGTCCACAGCACTGGCACAAACTGACATGCTAGGTTATCAGTTTCCCCAGCAGTCCCAGGAGGACAAGGACTCAGCCCATCCATCTCTGGGTCCTGTGTACCAGCTGGTTCTCCCATCCTATCACTACCCTGAGACAGAGGCTGTGAAAGCACATATCGttagaataagatggagtctgtcaggctagggcagacatgacaGAGCTGGTCTGGTTTGTttgggtcctgcctgacctttaccccttgtctcccattcttactgttttgtaaatttagctcccaccctaaagatgcctatcttgaatagtttaggtgGACTAATTTagaagattaacttttgaatcGAAATATTATTTTGGATCATGAGTTATACTGATTATTTACTAGGAATCATGGGTTCAgctgattattatttaagataaggattaaTATGGTTTTCACTTTGAatacaaatgtataaaactgcaatgttggaaatggaagatcaGAACAGTCTTGGGGCTACTCtaactgttctccagaatcccggcCTTCTGATAAATCAAGTTTGGTGCATCTATCCCTGTCTCTGAGTATTGACTGACTGTACAGGCAGACAAACCCTCTTCATCCAGGAAGAGCTGCAGCACTCCCATTTTATGGAGATGACTGGCCTGATTTGCACAGGGCTAGAACGCCCAAAGTCTACATTATAGGAGATTCTTTCCACAAACCGACAACTCCCctccaccaacacacacacaggagtAATGAATGATGACACTGCCACTTAGCACTCAGCACAGCTGAACACTGCCTAAGAGCTGGATCACCATGGGCctgaagaaatacagtaaaaacTGACCTAACCCCTGCCCCGAGAAGCTTAGCCTCAAGAGAATGTTTGAATACATAGGATCTTTCTTGTACCTTCCTGCTGAGAGGGACAGTTCAGGAAACAGGGAATGCACCTTGGTGATTTATGCCATGGCCACACCTGCACAGGGTCTCCCAGACCAGGTGACAGTATACCATATCCTCAGTACACACATAGGCCAGACCCCCCAGCCACCCCTGAAGTTTCTGCTTTCAGAGCTGGTCTCCGCCTCAACACCTTAAAAAAGTAGCAAACTACTTTTCCTGTGTGAGGCCTAGTAACCTAGGTTATTACCTAGTAACTAGGTTGTTCCCTAGTAATCTTGGTAATTCTGGCCAGTTTTCAAAACACTAAAAAGCAATCTGCAAAAATGCTGAAAACTAAGCAGAATAATTAACACAAATTGCTCAGCTCAGCTCTGACGGTTTTGTTTATCAAGACCACAGTTCAGCACAGCTCAATGGTAAGAGCCAGTCATAGGCCCAGCTGGCCTAGAGGCCAAACCAGAGGCACCCATGGCATCTGTTATATATACAGAGGCCATGCCTCATCCAGCACAGGCTGAATCGAGTTCTCTCACGTGTCCCTAAGGCTCACAGGTTCACAGGTGACTGTAATACACAGCCAGGTTAGGAATCACCACCCTGGCACAATCCCATGGAGAACATCCTAAGTCCCTCCCATGGGGCCAAGTCCTCACAGGCGCCCTCCTGGACATCTCCCTTACAGCACAGTTCACACTGCCTTAAAGGCAGAGGAGTAATAGCTAAATTTTTTACACATTTGTGCCCATGCAATGCATTTTACATCTGTGAGTtgatttaatcctcacatcaacACTGggaaaaagtattattttatctcCTTATTACATAGAGGAAACAAAAGCCCAGAGGAGCTAAGAAACAGGCCCAAAGGCACACTGTAAAAGAAGGCTGTGCAGGAATAAGGACTCTGGTCTGAAGATACTAAGTGCGTCACTTATGTACTGTCTATTGCATGCCAGCCTTTGCTTTCTGGAATGTTTAAAGGAACATGCAAGATGGCCGGGtgtggcggctcacgcctgtaatcctagcactctgggaggccaaggagggtggattgcttaggttctagaccagcctgagccagagcgagcccccatctctaaaaatagctgggtgctatagtgcaagcctgtagtcccagctacttgggaggctaaggcaagagaattgcttaagcctatgagtttgaggttgctgtgagctgtgatgccattgcactctaccgagggcaacaaactaagactgtttcaaaaaaaaaatgcaaggacAATGCTTACTTACTCAAACCCAAGTGTGAGAGAAAGAACTAGTCGTAAGACAGCCAACTAGTGAGACAATCAGGCTAGTAGCTCTCATGGAATTTCTccagtaaaataaattataaaaatgcctgtgttttcatttcttttcttttttttttttttttgagacagagtcttactgtgtcgccctgagtagagtactatggcatcacagctcacagcaacctcaaactcctgagaactacaggtgcctgccacaatggccggctattttttggttgtagttgtcatagttgtttggcaggcccgggctggattcaaacccaacagctctagtgtatgtggctggcaccctctgagctacaggcacggagtcttgtgttttcatttctaagataagctaaaatttaaaaagtttgaatatACATATTCAGAAGAACATGGGTAATTACCTTAAACCCACTGAGTTATAATGGTACCAATACCCCAAAGTCTGAGGACTGGAATTCAAATCTGGGCTTAatcacttcccagctctgtgacctcaggcacCCTCTGGGTCTCAGAA
It contains:
- the CHCHD4 gene encoding mitochondrial intermembrane space import and assembly protein 40, producing MSYCRQEGKDRIIFVTKEDHETPSSAELVADDPNDPYEEHGLILPNGDINWNCPCLGGMASGPCGEQFKSAFSCFHYSTEDVKGSDCIDQFRAMQECMQKYPDLYPQEDEEEEGEKKPAEHVEETAATEATATKEEEGSS